The following proteins are encoded in a genomic region of Leptospira fainei serovar Hurstbridge str. BUT 6:
- a CDS encoding AEC family transporter, translating to MSNFIIIGVCFLAGIIIRHWGKFPTDAHKSLNAFIITISLPCLEFVPLRHAVLDGNFLILSAMPWFLFGTSIFFFSLLGKRFGWDDATKTCLYLSAGLGNTSFLGIPLVEAYYGKEGIPTAVVINQLGTFLALSLPGTYLGTKAMLSLKKESESVNLLKRLFSFPPFWGLLVALASRPLALPAPLEQAISRIGDTLTPLALFSVGYQLPRVGKVNYNLADAENSSGALSAPLVWGLVYKLLLGPFMVWFCFGSYYFFTDPTFRQAQPTYLRDFKILILEAGMAPMITGSLLAAEWGLKPRLAVSLVGIGIPLSFVTTMGLYYLLENWAWIGTIFFGP from the coding sequence GACGCGCATAAATCTTTAAACGCTTTTATCATTACGATCTCGCTTCCATGTTTGGAATTCGTCCCTTTGCGCCACGCTGTCTTGGATGGAAACTTTTTGATTCTCTCCGCGATGCCATGGTTTCTGTTCGGAACTTCTATATTCTTCTTTTCCCTCTTGGGAAAAAGATTCGGCTGGGATGATGCTACAAAGACCTGTCTCTACCTCTCCGCAGGGTTGGGAAATACCTCTTTCTTAGGAATACCGTTAGTCGAAGCGTATTACGGAAAAGAAGGAATTCCTACAGCGGTAGTGATCAATCAATTGGGAACATTTCTAGCCCTTTCTCTTCCGGGCACTTACCTCGGGACTAAGGCTATGCTAAGTCTGAAGAAAGAATCGGAATCGGTAAATCTTCTAAAAAGGCTGTTTTCCTTCCCGCCATTTTGGGGATTACTAGTGGCGTTAGCCAGCCGACCCTTGGCCCTTCCGGCGCCGTTAGAACAGGCAATCTCGCGAATCGGAGATACGCTCACCCCTTTGGCCCTTTTTTCGGTCGGTTATCAGCTTCCGCGAGTTGGGAAGGTTAATTATAACCTCGCGGATGCCGAAAATTCTTCGGGAGCGTTATCGGCTCCTCTAGTTTGGGGTCTCGTTTATAAACTCTTATTGGGTCCGTTTATGGTATGGTTTTGCTTTGGTAGCTATTATTTCTTCACTGATCCTACTTTCCGTCAAGCGCAGCCTACCTATTTGCGGGATTTCAAAATCCTTATTTTGGAAGCCGGTATGGCCCCAATGATAACCGGAAGTCTTCTTGCTGCCGAATGGGGACTTAAACCAAGATTGGCTGTTTCCTTAGTCGGAATCGGAATACCGCTTTCTTTTGTTACGACGATGGGATTGTATTACCTCCTGGAGAATTGGGCGTGGATTGGAACGATCTTTTTCGGGCCGTGA